In Schistocerca serialis cubense isolate TAMUIC-IGC-003099 chromosome 8, iqSchSeri2.2, whole genome shotgun sequence, one genomic interval encodes:
- the LOC126416963 gene encoding uncharacterized protein LOC126416963, translated as MGRFRYGRRNVEGEEILNLCIKNRLLVKNTFFEKHDSHEITRHGWDGKSRTVTDYILTDKLIGGKVKDSKVIQSEYLDSNHRLLVADLNCKIKSLNAVQRIPKIEERKMKEEENKKSFQNLVAQKLPKTERDSEEEEWILFKTSIVNSALQICGKTKSKMRDKQTSWWDSRVKDANKYRNMARKNMEFEKRNHNQVLVPKDEHKVKTLEKDYQRKKLQAKRIVKEEKEKSWEIFIQELDQESKGNQELLYRLMKSKTSDREDIQAIEIEDGDIIRDMEDIREEMKNYSEILLNGEVHKKVTPKSLN; from the coding sequence ATGGGCCGTTTTCGATATGGAAGACGAAATGTTGAGGGTGAAGAAATTCTAAATCTATGCATAAAGAATCGTCTTTTAGTGAAGAATACATTCTTCGAGAAACATGATAGCCATGAGATTACTAGACATGGCTGGGATGGAAAATCTAGGACAGTTACAGACTATATACTAACAGACAAACTAATTGGAGGAAAAGTAAAAGACTCTAAAGTCATACAAAGTGAGTACTTGGACAGTAACCACAGGTTGCTAGTAGCTGACCTAAATTGTAAGATAAAAAGTTTGAATGCGGTACAAAGAATACCAAAAATTGAGGAGCGGaagatgaaagaagaagaaaataagaaaagtttccAAAATCTAGTAGCACAAAAATTGCCAAAAACTGAAAGGGACAGTGAGGAGGAAGAGTGGATCCTATTTAAAACATCAATAGTTAACAGTGCTTTGCAGATATGTGGCAAAACAAAGAGTAAAATGAGAGACAAACAAACCAGTTGGTGGGACAGTAGAGTAAAAGACGCAAATAAATATCGTAATATGGCAAGGAAAAACATGGAGTTTGAAAAAAGAAATCACAACCAGGTGCTGGTGCCAAAAGATGAACACAAGGTGAAAACACTGGAGAAGGATTACCAACGAAAGAAACTCCAAGCAAAGagaattgtgaaagaagaaaaggagaagagtTGGGAAATATTCATCCAGGAGCTAGATCAGGAGAGCAAAGGGAACCAAGAACTGTTATATAGGTTAATGAAAAGTAAAACATCTGATAGAGAGGACATACAAGCGATTGAAATAGAAGATGGGGATATTATCAGGGACATGGAAGATATCAGAGAAGAGATGAAGAATTATTCTGAAATCTTATTGAATGGGGAGGTGCACAAGAAAGTGACACCGAAGTCATTGAATTAG